The Perca fluviatilis chromosome 17, GENO_Pfluv_1.0, whole genome shotgun sequence region GGGAGAAACAGGTTGCTTTGAGTCTGTGGCGGCCTGTTTGTGAagctcccctcctcctcctcctcctcctgcttcgACGACTCCACAtccacctccccctcctcctcactctCCACTCCCTCCACCTCTCCATCGCCTCCACTTTCACTCCCGTAACTACAGCTGCTGCTGGGCGACAGCCGCTGTTGGCGGTCTGACCGGGCGACCACGACCCCAAAGTCCTCGTCTGTTGCCCCAGCGACTGCTCCGCCGTTGCTGTGGAGCTTGGCCATGCTCTCGGCATCCTTGATCACAGGTCGGAAGGCTGAGCCGTAGCTCGGCTTCCTGGCTTGGAAGGTTGGGGTGTCCAGGAGTTTGAGCCAGCCCTCTGATGTCACAGGGCGAAGGTCAGGTGTTACTGTGGTGCATTCTGGGTCAAACAGCCCAGATGATCTGGGTGTGGTTGTCGTGCTGCCGGGGGCCATGGTCGCGCTGACGCTACTTTCGTTGCCGGTTACAGCTACAGGCTCGCTGGGTTCTGAGAGATCCAAAAAGGCCTGCCTGAGAGAAGGGTTGTCTGCCAAAGAGGAGAGGGCGCTGGGCTGAGGCTGGAGGTAGGTGGGGACAGGGATTCCTCCTGCCGCTCTTGGTGGCCAAAACATGCAGAAAGGAGGATAAAAAGTGTCTTTGCGGCCAGGCCATAAAAGACCTGACAACCCTGCTCCTTTCTGCCCACCGGAAACATCACTGTCATCTTTTTTCTGCTGGCAGAGGCCGAATGCTGGGAAGGGGTAAGGCGAGGGAAAGAGCGACGTGGGAGGGAACTTCTGCAGCATGCCAAAGCCTTTGCTTGGGACAGGGATGACAGGGTAGCTACGTGGTGTCTTACGGGGAGACAGACTGCCTCCATCCAGATCATCCTCATCTTCAAAGCGGGCTCTTTTCTGAGCACCCAAGTCACCCATCATGTGAGACACCGAACCTGGGAGAGTCTTCATAGAACCGATGGAGGAACAATGGGCTGAGGAGGGCAGCGCTCTCTTCCGGCTACCTCCATTGAACATAGCTTTGACGTCTTCCCATGCGAAGACCATCTCATCAGCTGGGTGTTTGTCAGAGAGTTTGAGGTGCCGTCGCCAGGAGTTAAAGTTGGCGGCGTCGGGCTGGGTGTACTTGGCGTCTGGTGTGCGGTGGGAATGGAAAATGAACTTATTTGGGGAGAAGTACATGTTGCACAAGGAGCACTTGATGCATTTGGCCCTGGAGCTGTTGTAGCGTGCCGGGATGAAGTTACCACGGCAACCCCAGGCGCACTCGTGTGTCACATCAAAGGCAAAGTTATCTGGCAGTTTCGGCGGTGCGTTCTCTCCCAGGAAGGACTTGCAGAGGCGCTCAGCTTCGCGCTTGGTGATCATGCCACAACGGCGTGACGAGATGGGCATGGCACCGGCCCGGCGAAGAATCTCCAACTGAACCGGAGTGCACTGGACACAGGTGATGCCCAGCGCCACGCGGCGATTATGAATCTCATTATAACTGTAGTTCTTGAGGAGCGTGTTAGAAATCTGTGCCAGGCAAAGTCTCTCATTGTGATCAATGACCAGCGATACAATGGGAACGCCGTATAGGATGACCTGGCCGACCTGGTTTGGCTTCATGGgtgaagaggaagaggacggAGAGGGGGAGGATAAGGAAGAGGATGAGGAGTGGAGATGGGCGGGTCTGGGTGGTGTCAGGGGTTCCTGCTGGTAGGGGCCTGTTGAGCTCGTCATTATGATATCATTAGGGCTCGAAAGATGGGTCTTGTCCATACTTGGAGGAAAACTGTTGGTAGAAAGACctgcatgaaaataaaggaagaaATAAAGATCCATGAGTTGATTTATTTTACCATAAAAAAATTCCTCTTGTTTACACACGTCCTGTCTTCCTGTAATACACAAAATATGAAATAGCTAGTTAATTACTTATGATATACATGTAGGTGTGCCCAGAAATACTTTGATGTGtggaatttgtaaaaaaaaaaagaaaaaaaaaaggttcataTTGACAAATTTAatagttttttaaatgtaatgcatttaaattaaatgtatatcTGTTACAcaattttatagacaaaaaacaaactgtttttatcttttctttctttaggAACAGGCTAATTTCTTTAAATATCCTACTTCAACATCACttcaaaaataataaagaaaattgATTTGTCATCTACAACTATTCTTATAAAATTATTGAGTGCATAGATAAATTATAAGTGAATTGGGATACTGAATTAACATTTCTCTGTGATACTAAGTGAAGTTTTTCGTTGACAGCAAATACAAATGCAACAGTTATTTTTCATGTAGTACCTctgcatttataaaaaaaaaaaaaactttatttattaaatgtttttgtccacAAAGTATAGCCTCTGTAGCATTTTACAGCTCTCCATTTATAGTTTTAAAGTGAGTGTGTCTGCCTGCGTCTGTTTTCAACAGAAGTTGGCCAGTGAACAAACTATGAAAGAGGATAACACACTCTTCTAACGTTTACAATGAAAGTACAATATTATCCATGttcccacacaaacacattggcacaaattaatgtttaaatgttggGTTTTGACATGAATATCAAACATACATATCCTTTATATACAGACAATGGTGTAACCTAAATAGTTCATCTCAGTGTTagataaaaagaaacacacatgcacacacaacataGAGACGGAATTTTAAGGCATGTTTACGTGGAATTTTTTTCAGACTACAATCCGACTACAGTATTGTTAAACTATTATGTCGACCTCATTTTCCTATATCAAAGTTGGCTGTGGCCCTTTGATCTGGTGTCACATTCAGCTGCACACTGTTTAATCCAAATATTCCTTCACCTTTAAAAGTCTTCCTGTTTATTTAGATATATTTGAAATAGCAGGGAATTTACTGTGAAGAGAAGGCTGGAAATCCTCATGTGCTGGGTGACATAAACATTTATCATGCTATTATTTGAACAAATTAGAGCCTACTGTAATGTTTGAAATGTAGGAATACAAAGCACAATTTTTAACTTCATATAAAAAAATCTGCTTAGCATTGGAAATAGGCTTTAGTATTCAATGTCAGTTGACAACTTCTtgaataaaattttttttaaattcttatcTTACAGCAcacaatttattttgtgtatcacatttatgatatgatttaagaacaaaaaacacaaacaactacagaaaaaaaactgaaattgctttttttcaataatttcaGAAAATTCTtgttttaacaaatacattgcTAATACATTTATGACCAATTATTTGCACATTGCATTCAAGAAAAAATTCTATAATAGCATTTCTATAATAGCAAAATATAATACAGAATAAACACTTTTCTTTCTGTACAgaatacagaaaaaaagtgtttgggCTATATTAAACAGGTGTCGTTTTGAATGGGAACAATTTATTA contains the following coding sequences:
- the skor2 gene encoding SKI family transcriptional corepressor 2; translation: MDKTHLSSPNDIIMTSSTGPYQQEPLTPPRPAHLHSSSSSLSSPSPSSSSSPMKPNQVGQVILYGVPIVSLVIDHNERLCLAQISNTLLKNYSYNEIHNRRVALGITCVQCTPVQLEILRRAGAMPISSRRCGMITKREAERLCKSFLGENAPPKLPDNFAFDVTHECAWGCRGNFIPARYNSSRAKCIKCSLCNMYFSPNKFIFHSHRTPDAKYTQPDAANFNSWRRHLKLSDKHPADEMVFAWEDVKAMFNGGSRKRALPSSAHCSSIGSMKTLPGSVSHMMGDLGAQKRARFEDEDDLDGGSLSPRKTPRSYPVIPVPSKGFGMLQKFPPTSLFPSPYPFPAFGLCQQKKDDSDVSGGQKGAGLSGLLWPGRKDTFYPPFCMFWPPRAAGGIPVPTYLQPQPSALSSLADNPSLRQAFLDLSEPSEPVAVTGNESSVSATMAPGSTTTTPRSSGLFDPECTTVTPDLRPVTSEGWLKLLDTPTFQARKPSYGSAFRPVIKDAESMAKLHSNGGAVAGATDEDFGVVVARSDRQQRLSPSSSCSYGSESGGDGEVEGVESEEEGEVDVESSKQEEEEEEGSFTNRPPQTQSNLFLPALSDGHGEERGKERGSGAVYTSTSPPSSSDPIQRESPSLPASPTASLPLSSSTPPHRDDPAYKNVHKNRDEGLPVYATKDNSSISDENKEQNSFFVPDSETSAPDYWRESSGDRSQGAASPVPLKKDVENMEKEELQKVLLEQIDFRRRLEQEFHALKGTSPFPVFHNFQDQMKRELAYREEMVQQLQMIPYANILRKEKISSHLNK